The genomic interval AGGTCGGGAAAAACTCCAGGCCGCAACATCTGTGAAATGGTGATTTACTTAAGGAGAGTCCTACTTCTCCAGAATTAAGGAGCAGTGCACGGAGGGAAGGGGGACAACTGcgttccaaatagcaccctattccctatatagtgcactacttttgacaagggctcataaggctctggtcaaatttagtgcactataaaagggtgccatttgagataatGAGGAACATTAAACATGAATTTAACAGATCGTTATGAGCAGCAAACACATGCCTCTGTTTACAATGTAATTACATGAATTAAACTACTGTTTCAAcatttccatttaaaaaaaaaaaaaggaaaaaaaggaaaatGAGCTTAAAACAGATTTGTTCTAAATTCGGGAAGAGACAAGCAGCACAGCGGCAGATCTACTTAAGACTACTCACAAGGACAAGGGGGCACACCAGAGTGCATTGAGACGGCAGCAAAGCAAATCTGAACACTTGAAATTCAAAACGTCAGAGCTGAGACAACACTGGAAGCATACCTTGGCCTGCTTTTTGAATACAGAGGATGCttctgtagtgagacagacaAACAGGTTTGCCCTTCCCAGTCAGAACGGGTTGACTGTGTGAGACTGGGACAGTGAATACTAAGTGAGGCTGGCATGCTAACATCTGATAGCCTGGGAGAGCATAATGCATCCCTGTGTTGAACCCTGTAGAGGGGCGGAGGGAGCCCCACTGGCAGCCAGATGGAGCAAGGAGTGGGATTCACCTGTGAACCCAAGGCAGACCTCTTTCAGCAACACAGCCAGGCAGTGGGACCAAGCTCCAGAACCACACTCATCTACATACCAAAATGTTATGTTCAGGACTGTGGGAAAGGAAGTCACAAAAGCAGGCACTTCTGTAATACACAAGAACAGCAAGAGTGCTTTACGGTGAATACTGCTACGTGATGCTATCCCATGCAGTCATTTTGAGGGCAAGTTATGCATTTGACATTTGTTTAATCTACATACCATAATATGGTAAGCCAAGCAAAGCTAGACAACCGAAAAATAATAATGCATGACTAACAAATCCCAACCCTTCTCAATAATTTTAAGTCACTCCTATTTTGGGGGTTTTGGGTGAGAATTTCTCAGAGATAAACATGTTAGGGTTTCTGTTAAGATCtcgttaatatattttttttaaatatccttCCCCCTGAACATTCTAAATCCTTTAAGTCAAGGACTGACTGTCAAACAGGAATTGATTAAATTAATCTCTTCCTCATCCTGACAAACATCAAATAGTTTGTTTGTTCATCATTGAAGAGATTAAATGTATAAAACGTTTTTGGTTCTTATCTGGGTGGGATTGGAAGCAGCCGTGCATTCCAAATAGCAGAGTTGATTGACGTTTTTCAGGTCCAGAGGCAGATTCAGATCAGGGTGATGTTGTACGCGTGCGTTGTAGGGTTGCTGCAGAAAGCACTTCAAAACGCTTGACAAAAACATAAGGTGAGTCCTCGTGATGACCATTATGGGGCATGGCTTCCAATCATTTAGGAATGGAAAGACAAATACTTGGTGGCAGCAAAACAAGTGCTTTAGATATCAAGTACACTTACATCTGGCTTTACATATGCCCATAACGAGAATGGTTCATGGAGACAACCAGCTCATTGCCCATGACTATGTACCACTGTGACTTATCTTCCATGACTAGGGCACAACTGTGTTGCATAGAAAAACATGTAAAGCTTTAGTTGGGAAAGAAGAAATGCCAAATTAAGTTACAGAAATAGGCATTTTTATTCTCGTCTTTGAGACCGTTTTGACTGGGTGACGTTCCGCTCATTCTACAACGTACAGTGAGCCAACTGACTTGGGATCAAAAGATCAGTTATGACATCATCAAGGAAATAAGGACCTGATAGGTCAATGGTGCCAATTGGCTACTACTTAAAGATCTCAAGGACTAAACATAGTAACAGACCAGGAAGTAGTTAGACATGACTTTGAAGAAAAGCAAATGAGAGTCATTGtgtccctctccaccctccttgACACTCTGACCCACCGTGATGCACTCATTGTAAGTCTATCACCTTTTGAGGAAGGAGTGAGAGAAGTAGTAGTGaacaattaaaaaatgtaaaaatggagGGTTAAGTCTTAGCAGATGTCAAAGGAGCATGCCTGGCCCTGCTGTCGACAGGGACACACTGAGCATGTGCGTAACACACTCGACATCCTCGTGCCACTCAGCCGTGTTACCATGCCAACTGGATCCGACTCAGAATCATTACGGATCACGTGGAAGTTGCCACCAGCCTCTGCATTACACCAGCAACATTGTTTCATGCTAGGAAATTATTTATCTTTCTGTCCCCTTCTATTCAGGGACCTGGCCTGAAGCACGTCTGCTGTGTAGTTGGGCTGAGAGGCTGAGCTCTTCTCTGGTGCAGCCTCATTAAGGTAGCATGTGGGTGACCCTCTACCCACAGACCAAACTAGACCTGCTCATGATGGAAGCACGAGGGGAACAAAGAAGGCTCAGAGAGCACCAATTGCACAAGATGGCTCCTCTGATCTCTTTGTTGTCCCTGTGTCGCAATCAAACTGCACCACCACAAAGACAGATACAGACTATCGGTAGACAGAAGGGTACAGTGCAACATACAGCTACTTTTGAGAGTGCACTTAAAAACGTAAGGCATTCTCAGGGTACAAGGCAGAAATAATAAAGGTGTTTCAAAACCAGagaacacaggaggctgctgaggggagaacggctcataaaccatgtgtttgatgtatttgataccattccactgattccgctccagtcattacgaCGAGCCCTTCCCCcccaaattaaggtgccaccaacctcctgtgagagagacacacaatacTGGCTGTGTAGCAAGGGGAACTTTAGAACATCACTCAGCAAGTAGAATCCCCCAGTTTAGCCAGAGGGACAATATCTGATGTAACTAACTATATTCTCTAGTCTATACAACCAAATGTTCCCCTTCAAGTCAAAAGGGATTCTCTGTTCCTGTAACCGCTCCACTGTGTTATATTGTCTTAATCCCTCTACCACACTGCTACACAGAGATTATATCAGGTAAATGAAGTTCCTGTCTATAGAGAAATCAAAGTTATACTAAGCCCAACCCCTACATACAGGCAGCTGTTCAGTAGGTTAAGCTCGGCTTGACATTAACTTTCTTAGCCACTTGGTCCTTCAGACAAGTAGGACTGATTTTTTTACTTGTCCGAAAGCTCACGTCACTTGTTTATCCATTTGTAAGGTTAAAATATTCAGTGTTCAGGGAAAATCTTGACAGCATAGGAATTACTTGTCAATTAggctattaaaaaaatatattcttaGACTTTGGCAGAATTACATGGCCAGTATTGAATAGGAGAGAATTTTTGCGCTTGCGAGACGGTTTTACAACCGGAGTATGCAGCATTGGTTTCATCAACTGCGCACCCGTATCAACTGCGTGTCTGCCATTTGCGGTTATACACGAGCGCGGGTGGAAATATGTTTTAAGCCATCAGACATAACATTAATACATGCTAATAGCTAAATAGTTAAGTAGTGAGAACAAGCCAATCTACACAATATGGCTGTTGTATATCATTGCTTTACCTGCTGCGCAAATGTCGCTCTCTTCTGACAAGGTGATGCAAACTTTTCCAGCATTTTCATTGACGACCAAAAATGAGCTATAACTGGgcaaataactcactaactagcaatgaATACCAACATGTGCACATGCGGCTAGgcttgctttgatctcaaaaacACATCTCGTGACTGCATGATTGAAAGATCGCTTGTGCCTGTCAATGCAGGCCTACAATAATTATACTCTAAAGCGCTCTGCAGAGATTAGGAGGACACTGATCCAATTCTGATCGGATTCGTCTAATAATTAGACGAATccgatcaacaacaaaaaaattgtataaaaaaaaaaaaaaaaaatcactgaaacaattacacttattattattattactagtgatttttttttttataatttttttttttgttcttgtcCATTCGGACAACTTAAATCTATATTCTTCATATccgatttttttaaattaatttttttACTTGCCCTGGGAAAGCGGACAAgcgttaatgtcaagccctgtaaaGTTCAACCCAACTGAGTATGTATAAATAACCCTAAATGCTATATTGAGGCCAGATAATGCCGTGTTCCTACGCATGTTCATTATCTTGGGAAAAGTTTTGGCCAGAAAGTAAAGTTGTAATTGTAGCTTGTTGGGGCTGGAGGGAATATAAAGTTAAGCATCCTGCCAGTTCCCACTTTGAAACAGAACTTCACAAAAACAACAATCTACGCACAGACAGTGTTGAAGCAATTTTTTAGAGGGGAAAAACAATAAGATGTTATGCTTGACTTCTTCATCTGAGATGATATCAAATGTGTACATGAGCCAATTTTTTTTCTGACCTTTAGTGATTCTTATTGGAAGAGGTTAGATAAAATATTATTTTGGGTTATATATTAAAGGATATAGTCTATTAGTCTGCATGTCATCCTTTCTCACAGGGTAGACATGGTAACCTTACTAAGGGGAGGTCGGAAGCCTCTAGACGAAGTCTGATCTTTTGGGTCTGAGTAGGTAGAGGGTGGTGCTGAATGGCCTTACTAGAGGGCACTGAGAATTGAGAGAGAGCAATCAGTGGCCCTTTGGCTTGGGGAGTCGTAAGAGGCTGGGAGGGCCTAGACCTCTGGCCTTGAGCCCACCACTCTCTGGTTCTCTGAGGCCTGGAGTCTGTCTGGGTGCTTTGGTCCGGGGGAAGGCGGGCAGGGCAGGTCCCAGAAAGGAGGCAGAGGACTGGGGTGCGGCGCTGTAGCAGGGTTGACCTCTGGAGGCAGGTGGGAGCAGACTCAGCCTGGACTGTGGAGCTGTGTGGCCCGGCCTGAGACCACCCCGACCCTGGATTCCTCTCATCACCCTGGGGAAGCCTGCCATGGAtgtctgggtggtggtggtggttgtgggggGGCCTTCATGTGGCCTCTTAGGGATGGAGGCTTTCTTCAGAGAGCCGGGGGTCTGCGGGAGACAAGGGGGAGGGATCCTTTTGGCTGAGTCCAGCCTGAGTCTTGATCCAGGGTGGGGAGGAGAACATGTCCGGCCCTCCGGACCCTCGGAGTCACTGATCTTCAGTTGGGTGCTGAGTGAGAGGCTGAGTTCTTCTGGACCAGGGAGACAGCCAGCAGGAGGGGTGGAAGCAGGGCTAGGGCAAGCCAGGCCAGAGCGGGAGCTGTGCTGGGCCCTGCTGGCCAGACTGTCCCCCCAGCCACAGCCAGGGTTAGAGGTGGCCGGCTCACTGGGGGCCTCGGTGTGGGCTGAGTTTGTTAATCTTTCCTGGGAGTGGGGTTGGTGCACCCTGTTGGGCCATGGCCTGGAAGGCTGTAGTATTTGAGgctgagggaggagagaaacatACGTTAAGCATCTAAAACGGTATATAAACAAAACTATAGCTAGAATCATTGTACTCCATCATAACAAAAATAATCAACTCTAAAATCATTTCTGTTCTTTGGCTTTTGAAACAAATATTTTGTACAGTCTATTATGCCTAAGCAATGTTTTTCCCAAAACAGCAGTGTCAGTCTCTTGACAGTTGCACAACAAGCCCACAATTCCCACGAGGCTGTACAGTGTGTACCGTAACGCCTCTCCCTTTTCTTATGAAGGTAGAGAAAGAAACAAACTGCGCCGCATTCAACCATGAAACGGCGTCGGAGATGGTGCTTTTGATTCTGGGGACTCTTTGGAGTCTGCAGCCAGGCTTGTCACAGTGCTGCTGCGTGCTCCAGTACAGTAGTCGCAGTCTCTCTGCACTTATTAGCCATGATGTACCACTGCAGAGGCTGGGTAGGAGAGGTCACCAGCACCATCAAAAGAGCCCTCCTCCTGCCTGTAGACTCGCTCGCTCACCTGACTACACGTTGCTCCCTCCGATGACAAATAAGCCAGACATAGGATGGCAGTAGCTCTCCCGGGCCGTGTCTGGCCACCAGTCGCCAGCGTACCAAGGTGCCCTGGCGTGCCGCCATGCCAGCACATCCTTAATTAGTGAAAAGGTTAGCGTGCACGCCGGGGCATCAGGGGCCTACTTCAGCCCGCTCATGAACATTAAACACTGCTTTTTGAGTGGGGAAGATGACGCCtacctgttatatatatatatatatagtttggctaataatcatattttttttttaaataagagaGAAGCAGTAGACAGGCTAGCTGACAAAGGGAATTATTCTGTCAGATGACTCGTCTGTTTGGAGGGTGGGAGTTGGAGGCTGGCCAGGGCAAGAGGAAGATGTGTATTTAACACAgctgaaaacaacaacaaatccccATGGAGAAGAAAGGTAAGGAATTAACTGCCATTTTCGGGGGCGTttatcggcatggccgattaattaagtccgatttcaagttttcataatcggTCATTTTTGAACGCCGATTATGGCCAATtatattgcaatccacgaggagataTTActagttaactagcttgtcctgcgttgcaatcaatcacagcctacttcgccaaaagggtgatgatttaacaaaagcacattcgcgaaaaaaaAACAccatcgttgcaccaatgtacctaaccatgaacatcaatgcctttcttaaaatcaatacacaagtatatttttttaaacctgcatatttagttaaaagaaattcatgttagtaggcaatattaactagggaaattgtgtcacttctcttttgCTTTCAgggcaagcagagtcagggtatatgcagcagtttgggccgcctggctcgttgcgaacagtgtgaagaccatttcttcctaacaaagaccgtaattaattatgtaaaattcttgcaaatttatgacataacactgaaggttgtgcaatgtaacagcaatatttagacttagggctGCCACCCgttcaataaaatatgaaatgattccgtatttcactgaaagaaacgttttgtttttctaaatgataggtcattaatatggtcaaatccagaaactaaggcttgtatttctgtgtgtttattatattataattaagtctatgatttgatatttgatagagcagtctgagcggtggtaggcagcagcaggctcgtaagcattcattcaaactttactacgtttgccagcagctcttcgcaatgcttgaagcacaacgctgtttatgacttcaagcctatcaactccatcTATTTAAACCAATTGAACCTTTCTTATTTATTTGagaataattatttattttaataattatttgTAAAtagattttgtatttattttttttatatatatatat from Salmo salar chromosome ssa28, Ssal_v3.1, whole genome shotgun sequence carries:
- the LOC106589366 gene encoding serine-rich coiled-coil domain-containing protein 2 isoform X2; the protein is MWDEEGLEPLGTTTQPCGSYNSDLNSMDILNNLDNLESGCDLDDDDLMLDDDLPEDGSLHGDTDGMSHLALWRRRQLCWTVDDRLHNDNIDCVFQTYDGYQSQGTGLAAPHQAVELDELTLKHMAEDCCSVKAQLEHLKLLLQMEDGSDMDDTLILDTLSPESRRDSIQSRQVEELLKEVQELREELRSKDWTISQLTQQMAVPVKATRCHCQQYSPPGRDVERVMVTYHDKATQTPPWRGHAPQILQPSRPWPNRVHQPHSQERLTNSAHTEAPSEPATSNPGCGWGDSLASRAQHSSRSGLACPSPASTPPAGCLPGPEELSLSLSTQLKISDSEGPEGRTCSPPHPGSRLRLDSAKRIPPPCLPQTPGSLKKASIPKRPHEGPPTTTTTTQTSMAGFPRVMRGIQGRGGLRPGHTAPQSRLSLLPPASRGQPCYSAAPQSSASFLGPALPAFPRTKAPRQTPGLREPESGGLKARGLGPPSLLRLPKPKGH
- the LOC106589366 gene encoding serine-rich coiled-coil domain-containing protein 2 isoform X1, with product MWDEEGLEPLGTTTQPCGSYNSDLNSMDILNNLDNLESGCDLDDDDLMLDDDLPEDGSLHGDTDGMSHLALWRRRQLCWTVDDRLHNDNISDCVFQTYDGYQSQGTGLAAPHQAVELDELTLKHMAEDCCSVKAQLEHLKLLLQMEDGSDMDDTLILDTLSPESRRDSIQSRQVEELLKEVQELREELRSKDWTISQLTQQMAVPVKATRCHCQQYSPPGRDVERVMVTYHDKATQTPPWRGHAPQILQPSRPWPNRVHQPHSQERLTNSAHTEAPSEPATSNPGCGWGDSLASRAQHSSRSGLACPSPASTPPAGCLPGPEELSLSLSTQLKISDSEGPEGRTCSPPHPGSRLRLDSAKRIPPPCLPQTPGSLKKASIPKRPHEGPPTTTTTTQTSMAGFPRVMRGIQGRGGLRPGHTAPQSRLSLLPPASRGQPCYSAAPQSSASFLGPALPAFPRTKAPRQTPGLREPESGGLKARGLGPPSLLRLPKPKGH